In Acidobacteriota bacterium, one DNA window encodes the following:
- a CDS encoding response regulator transcription factor, with amino-acid sequence MERGVTMSITVGLVDDHRIILDGLQQLFTRTDDIEVVGTATDGAGAIDLVRRKRPAVLVLDVSMPGVGGMEVLKVIHEEKLPTRVILLTAAIEDDRVVEAMRLGVWGLVLKEAASVQLVRAVRRVALGTRALEESLVGRAVERMSKASDSERELAALLSPRETEVVRMVAQGLRNKEIADQLALTEGTVKSYLHTIYEKLDVRGRVELTLYAQEKGLV; translated from the coding sequence ATGGAGCGCGGAGTAACGATGTCGATCACGGTCGGACTCGTCGACGATCATCGGATCATCCTGGACGGACTGCAGCAGCTTTTCACCAGGACCGACGACATCGAGGTCGTCGGCACCGCAACCGACGGGGCGGGAGCCATCGATCTTGTCCGACGAAAACGCCCGGCAGTTCTCGTCCTCGACGTCAGCATGCCCGGGGTGGGCGGAATGGAGGTTCTCAAGGTCATTCACGAAGAGAAGCTCCCGACCCGCGTCATCCTTCTGACCGCGGCCATCGAGGACGACAGGGTCGTCGAGGCGATGCGACTCGGCGTCTGGGGTCTCGTTCTGAAGGAAGCGGCCTCCGTACAGCTCGTCCGCGCGGTCCGGCGCGTCGCTCTCGGAACGCGAGCGCTGGAGGAATCACTGGTCGGCCGCGCGGTCGAGCGGATGTCGAAAGCGAGCGACAGCGAGCGGGAGCTCGCAGCGCTGCTCTCTCCCCGGGAGACCGAGGTGGTCCGAATGGTCGCGCAGGGGTTGCGGAACAAGGAGATCGCGGATCAGCTCGCGCTCACCGAGGGGACCGTCAAGTCGTACCTCCACACGATCTACGAGAAGCTCGATGTGCGAGGGCGCGTCGAGCTCACGCTCTACGCTCAGGAAAAGGGACTGGTTTAG